One Alcaligenes ammonioxydans DNA segment encodes these proteins:
- the uppS gene encoding polyprenyl diphosphate synthase, with product MSFSSTQTIPEHGQVPGHLAIVMDGNGRWATRRLLPRTAGHLRGVQTVRRVVEACGELGVRYLTLFAFSSENWRRPAEEVSLLMGLFVKMLQKEVATLKKNGVRLHVIGELSAFSEELRGLIADAQEQTRDNDTLHLTIAANYGGRWDILQATQKALAANPQLVDHPEQLDEALFSPYLAMSYAPEPDLFIRTGGERRISNFLIWQMAYTELYFTDVYWPDFDRAQLEQAFEWYRGRERRFGRTSAQVQGTLAP from the coding sequence ATTTCATTCAGTTCTACCCAAACGATTCCGGAACACGGTCAGGTTCCTGGCCACCTGGCGATTGTCATGGACGGCAATGGACGATGGGCGACCCGTCGTCTGTTGCCTCGCACGGCAGGGCACTTGCGGGGTGTGCAAACTGTCCGGCGTGTTGTTGAAGCCTGTGGCGAGCTTGGCGTGCGCTATCTGACCCTGTTTGCGTTCAGTTCCGAAAACTGGCGACGCCCTGCGGAAGAGGTGTCCCTGTTGATGGGCCTGTTTGTCAAGATGCTGCAAAAAGAAGTGGCAACACTGAAAAAAAACGGCGTCCGACTTCATGTTATTGGCGAATTGTCTGCGTTTAGTGAAGAGTTGCGCGGCCTGATTGCCGACGCTCAAGAGCAGACTCGCGATAACGACACCTTACATTTGACGATTGCCGCCAACTACGGCGGTCGTTGGGATATTTTGCAGGCGACGCAAAAAGCATTGGCTGCCAATCCCCAGCTGGTCGATCATCCCGAACAACTGGATGAGGCCCTGTTCAGTCCCTACCTGGCGATGTCCTACGCTCCTGAGCCGGATCTGTTTATCCGCACGGGGGGCGAGCGCCGTATTTCGAATTTTCTGATCTGGCAGATGGCCTATACCGAGCTGTATTTCACAGACGTGTACTGGCCGGATTTTGACCGGGCGCAGCTTGAACAGGCCTTTGAGTGGTATCGTGGGCGCGAGCGGCGCTTTGGGCGCACCAGTGCCCAGGTGCAGGGTACCCTCGCGCCTTGA
- the rseP gene encoding RIP metalloprotease RseP, which translates to MLFTVLAFLVALGVLVTFHELGHYWVARRCGVRVERFSIGFGKVLYRRFDRNGTEWAVSALPLGGYVAMQNDPPAHATQAQINESFNHKPLRQRAAIVLAGPLANLILAVVIYAVVGLLGTQEPIAQIGPVPAGTPAAQAGFQAGDRLVSVDGKPVDSWLQARWAFMDALSSGGELEVGVKDQLGREQNRYLTLPAGEILPDGQDLMAQAGLVLRPARSIVQEVFKESAAEQGGLKEGDVIVRLGDLAEPGITPFVQKVQQSAGQTLELDVLRAGELERLLVTPASDSQGLGRIGAQVAADMPMTLVRYGPIESVERGFTRTAQTFWFSLKMIGRMITGEVSVRNVSGPVTIADYAGQTARIGLIAYLNFLALISISIGLLNLLPVPMLDGGHLLYYAIEAVRGKPASERMMLLGQRLGLALLAVLMSIAFFNDITRLFS; encoded by the coding sequence ATGCTCTTCACCGTTCTGGCTTTCCTGGTGGCCCTGGGCGTGCTGGTGACCTTTCACGAGCTGGGTCATTACTGGGTGGCTCGTCGTTGTGGAGTCCGTGTCGAGCGCTTTTCTATTGGTTTTGGCAAGGTGTTGTACCGTCGTTTCGACAGGAACGGCACTGAATGGGCCGTATCGGCGCTGCCCTTAGGTGGCTATGTGGCCATGCAGAACGATCCACCTGCTCACGCGACGCAGGCGCAGATCAACGAATCCTTCAATCACAAACCCTTGCGTCAGCGGGCCGCCATTGTGCTGGCCGGTCCCCTGGCGAACCTGATCCTGGCCGTGGTGATCTACGCCGTGGTCGGTTTGTTGGGCACGCAAGAGCCCATTGCGCAAATCGGCCCCGTGCCTGCAGGGACGCCTGCTGCACAGGCCGGCTTTCAGGCGGGAGACCGTTTGGTGTCGGTCGATGGCAAGCCTGTTGATTCCTGGTTGCAGGCGCGTTGGGCATTCATGGATGCCTTGTCTTCCGGCGGCGAGCTGGAAGTGGGGGTGAAAGACCAACTGGGGCGGGAACAAAATCGTTACCTGACTTTGCCGGCCGGCGAGATTTTGCCGGATGGACAGGACCTGATGGCCCAGGCAGGCCTGGTTCTGCGTCCGGCTCGTTCGATTGTGCAGGAAGTGTTCAAGGAAAGTGCGGCCGAGCAGGGCGGGCTGAAAGAAGGGGATGTCATCGTCCGCCTGGGTGATCTGGCCGAGCCCGGCATCACCCCGTTTGTCCAAAAAGTGCAACAATCGGCCGGCCAGACCCTGGAGCTGGATGTACTGCGTGCGGGTGAGCTTGAGCGTTTGCTGGTCACGCCCGCGAGCGATTCGCAAGGGCTGGGACGCATTGGTGCGCAGGTGGCGGCAGACATGCCCATGACACTGGTACGTTATGGCCCTATCGAGAGCGTGGAGCGCGGATTTACCCGTACGGCTCAGACATTCTGGTTCTCTTTGAAGATGATTGGGCGCATGATTACCGGGGAAGTCTCTGTACGGAATGTCAGCGGGCCGGTTACTATTGCCGATTATGCGGGTCAGACCGCCAGAATAGGCTTGATCGCCTACCTGAATTTCCTGGCGCTGATCAGTATTAGCATTGGTTTACTGAATTTATTGCCCGTACCTATGCTGGATGGTGGGCATCTACTGTACTATGCCATCGAAGCCGTACGCGGCAAGCCCGCTTCGGAGCGCATGATGCTGCTGGGTCAGCGCCTGGGTTTGGCCTTGTTGGCCGTACTGATGAGTATTGCTTTTTTTAATGACATCACCCGCCTTTTCAGTTGA
- a CDS encoding phosphatidate cytidylyltransferase: MLKQRVITALALLVILGAAMLAPLRWPLLAIFVLMSTLACWEWERLSLSQAQQRWAWPLALLNGALMLWLSVYWYETGPQGQAADLVYRGLVPIMAALWVVGATGLVLQGQATQRAQGVLLSVMGVLAPLVAWASLYLFLHTQGMVYVLSLLVLIWVADIAAYFAGRAFGKAKLAPRVSPGKTWAGAVGGMVAASAWMLISANWPGSFGADVMQRWGWVATAVLGVALAALSIVGDLFESLLKRRAAVKDSSQLLPGHGGVYDRIDALLPVAPVALLLSGAWLF, translated from the coding sequence ATGTTGAAACAACGAGTCATTACCGCCCTGGCCCTGCTGGTCATTCTGGGCGCGGCCATGCTCGCTCCCTTACGCTGGCCTTTGCTGGCGATTTTTGTGCTGATGAGCACCTTGGCCTGCTGGGAGTGGGAGCGTTTGAGCCTGTCTCAGGCGCAGCAGCGCTGGGCCTGGCCGCTGGCCTTGCTCAATGGTGCCCTGATGCTGTGGCTCAGTGTGTACTGGTATGAAACCGGTCCGCAGGGGCAGGCTGCTGACCTGGTGTACCGGGGGCTTGTACCAATAATGGCGGCCTTGTGGGTGGTGGGTGCCACTGGGCTGGTGCTGCAAGGTCAGGCCACACAACGTGCTCAAGGTGTTTTGCTCAGTGTGATGGGCGTACTGGCGCCCCTGGTCGCCTGGGCCAGTCTGTATTTGTTTCTGCATACGCAGGGCATGGTCTATGTGCTCTCCCTATTGGTCCTGATCTGGGTGGCGGACATCGCCGCTTACTTTGCGGGCCGTGCCTTTGGCAAAGCCAAGCTGGCTCCGCGTGTCAGTCCCGGCAAGACCTGGGCCGGGGCAGTGGGTGGTATGGTTGCCGCTTCCGCCTGGATGCTGATCAGCGCCAATTGGCCCGGGAGTTTTGGTGCTGATGTGATGCAGCGCTGGGGCTGGGTGGCCACGGCGGTATTGGGTGTTGCCCTGGCCGCCCTTTCCATCGTGGGTGACTTGTTCGAGTCTTTGCTCAAGCGCCGTGCTGCAGTCAAGGATTCCAGCCAATTGTTGCCTGGCCATGGTGGCGTATACGATCGTATCGATGCCTTGTTGCCGGTTGCTCCTGTGGCCTTGTTGTTAAGTGGGGCGTGGCTCTTTTAG
- the pyrH gene encoding UMP kinase, protein MTTPHYKRVLLKLSGEALMGEDSFGINRSTIIRMTEEIAQVAQLGVQLAIVIGGGNIFRGIAPGAQGMDRATADYMGMMATVMNALALQDALKHRGLDARVQSALNIEQVVEPYIRPKALRYLEENKVVIFAAGTGNPFFTTDTAAALRGAEVGAEIVLKATKVDGIYSADPNKDPGATRYSRISFDEAIVRRLEVMDATAFALCRDQKLPIKVFSINKPGALTRAVSGEDEGTLVHV, encoded by the coding sequence ATGACTACCCCTCATTACAAACGTGTTCTGTTGAAGCTCTCCGGCGAAGCGCTGATGGGCGAGGACTCGTTCGGTATTAATCGCAGCACAATCATTCGTATGACGGAGGAGATCGCCCAGGTTGCCCAGTTGGGGGTACAACTGGCTATCGTGATTGGCGGGGGCAATATCTTTCGCGGCATCGCTCCGGGTGCCCAGGGCATGGATCGTGCGACAGCCGATTACATGGGCATGATGGCCACCGTCATGAATGCCCTGGCCTTGCAGGATGCCTTAAAGCACCGTGGCCTGGATGCCCGGGTGCAATCCGCCCTGAATATTGAACAGGTCGTAGAGCCTTACATTCGTCCCAAGGCGCTGCGTTATCTGGAAGAAAACAAAGTTGTTATTTTTGCGGCTGGTACGGGCAACCCGTTCTTCACCACGGACACGGCAGCGGCTCTGCGCGGCGCCGAAGTGGGAGCGGAAATCGTACTGAAAGCCACCAAAGTCGATGGCATCTACAGTGCCGATCCCAATAAAGATCCAGGCGCGACTCGTTATTCGCGTATCAGCTTTGACGAAGCGATCGTGCGTCGTCTGGAAGTGATGGACGCCACGGCCTTTGCGCTGTGTCGCGACCAAAAACTGCCCATTAAAGTGTTTTCGATCAACAAGCCCGGTGCGTTGACTCGCGCGGTCTCTGGCGAGGACGAGGGCACCCTGGTTCACGTTTAA
- the bamA gene encoding outer membrane protein assembly factor BamA: MSFSRKPTFALRVLPVLVASLLAPALANAFAPFVVRDIQVNGIQRVDPGAVFASLPVKVGESFSEEQAADAIQRLYATGFFSDVQIDTGTNVLIVNVKERPTIASISFNGMREFDAKNITNSLAQVGFGEGRVFDRSMLERAEFELKQQYLSKGKYGVEITPIITPLPRNRVGVSFDIFEGGLAKIKEIRIVGTEAFSQSDLLDQMELTTSGMMTWYTGTDKYSREKLEGDMERIRSYYLNRGFLEYSAEPPQVSISPDRKDIYITLTIHEGKPYTLSSVKLAGDLLGLDDQIQPLVQQKEGEVFSSEKTSGTVKAITEYLGGLGYAFANANPNPVLDRENHTADLTFYVDPGRRVYVRRIEVGGNVRTRDEVVRREMRQQEAAWYDSDAIKFSRDRVDRLGYFNEVDVNTKPVPGSPDQVDVQVDVKEKPTGLVNLGVGYGSTDKLMLSAGISQDNIFGSGNSLSLQVNTSKVNRTAVISHTNPYWTTDGISKTTSIYYRRTTPYQSNDGWGDYQNTAIGAGLNFGVPISEYDRIFMGVNFEQNKLSRLSPQYTPLAYQDYVQEYGERTNTFIFNLGWSKDTRDSAIAPKKGSLTSLSADMGTLDLRYYMLRASHQHYIPLGRAYTLALNGAIDYGRSIGSKTFPVIKNVYAGGIGSVRGYEGASLGPRDTLTGDYLGGSRRMVANAQLYLPFPGASRDRTLRWFVFADAGKVDNTSGGCAMGRPDRRSEDPCGWKYAAGLGLSWESPLGPLQLSYGRALRAKEGDDKQAFQFQIGTAF; this comes from the coding sequence ATGTCGTTTAGCCGGAAACCTACTTTTGCGTTGCGTGTTCTGCCCGTATTGGTGGCAAGTTTGCTTGCTCCCGCCTTGGCGAATGCATTTGCACCGTTTGTCGTGCGCGATATTCAAGTCAACGGTATCCAGCGGGTCGATCCCGGCGCCGTGTTCGCGTCTTTGCCTGTCAAGGTTGGTGAGTCCTTCTCGGAAGAGCAGGCCGCAGATGCCATTCAGCGTCTGTACGCCACAGGCTTTTTTAGTGATGTGCAAATTGACACGGGCACCAATGTGCTGATCGTCAATGTCAAAGAGCGCCCAACCATCGCCTCCATATCTTTTAACGGCATGCGCGAGTTCGATGCCAAGAATATTACCAACTCCCTGGCTCAGGTAGGCTTTGGAGAAGGGCGGGTTTTTGACCGTTCCATGCTGGAACGGGCCGAGTTTGAGCTGAAACAGCAGTACTTGTCCAAGGGCAAGTACGGGGTGGAAATTACCCCTATCATCACGCCGTTGCCGCGTAACCGTGTCGGCGTCAGCTTTGACATCTTTGAAGGCGGTCTGGCCAAGATCAAGGAAATTCGCATTGTCGGTACCGAGGCGTTCTCGCAAAGCGATTTGCTCGACCAGATGGAGCTGACCACCTCGGGCATGATGACCTGGTACACGGGCACCGACAAGTATTCCCGCGAGAAGCTGGAAGGTGACATGGAACGCATCCGTTCCTACTACCTGAATCGAGGCTTTCTGGAGTATTCCGCCGAGCCGCCTCAGGTGTCGATTTCGCCCGATCGCAAAGACATTTACATCACCCTGACGATTCATGAAGGCAAGCCGTACACGCTGAGCAGCGTGAAGCTGGCCGGTGACTTGCTGGGTCTGGATGATCAGATTCAACCACTGGTTCAGCAAAAAGAGGGGGAGGTGTTCTCCTCGGAGAAAACCAGCGGTACGGTGAAAGCCATTACCGAATACCTGGGTGGCCTGGGCTATGCGTTCGCCAACGCCAACCCCAATCCGGTCCTGGATCGCGAAAATCATACGGCTGACCTGACCTTCTATGTTGATCCGGGCCGTCGCGTGTATGTGCGCCGTATCGAGGTGGGCGGCAACGTCCGCACGCGTGACGAGGTCGTGCGCCGAGAGATGCGTCAGCAGGAGGCTGCCTGGTACGATTCGGACGCCATCAAGTTCTCCCGTGATCGCGTGGATCGTCTGGGCTACTTCAATGAAGTGGATGTCAATACCAAGCCTGTGCCCGGCTCGCCGGATCAGGTGGACGTCCAGGTGGACGTCAAGGAAAAACCCACGGGTCTGGTCAACCTGGGTGTCGGGTATGGCTCCACCGATAAGCTGATGCTCTCGGCCGGGATCAGCCAGGACAATATTTTCGGTAGTGGCAATAGCTTGTCCTTGCAGGTCAATACCAGCAAGGTGAACCGCACAGCGGTAATCAGCCATACCAATCCGTATTGGACAACAGACGGCATCAGTAAAACGACCTCGATTTACTATCGTCGTACCACGCCCTACCAGTCCAATGACGGCTGGGGCGACTACCAGAACACCGCCATCGGTGCCGGTTTGAACTTTGGTGTGCCCATCTCGGAATACGACCGTATTTTCATGGGCGTCAATTTCGAGCAGAACAAACTATCGCGTCTGAGCCCTCAGTACACTCCGCTTGCCTACCAGGATTATGTGCAGGAGTATGGTGAGCGTACCAACACCTTCATTTTCAATCTGGGTTGGTCCAAAGATACCCGTGACAGCGCGATTGCTCCCAAGAAGGGAAGCCTGACCAGCTTGTCGGCCGATATGGGTACGCTGGATTTGCGCTACTACATGCTGCGCGCCAGCCATCAGCACTACATTCCATTGGGTCGCGCATACACGCTGGCCTTGAATGGAGCGATTGACTATGGTCGCAGCATTGGCAGCAAGACTTTCCCGGTTATCAAGAACGTTTACGCCGGTGGTATCGGTTCGGTACGTGGTTACGAGGGTGCTTCCCTGGGCCCACGAGACACCCTGACCGGTGACTATCTGGGTGGTTCGCGCCGTATGGTGGCCAATGCCCAGCTGTACCTGCCGTTCCCAGGCGCATCACGTGACCGCACCTTGCGTTGGTTCGTTTTTGCCGATGCTGGCAAGGTCGACAACACGAGCGGTGGTTGTGCAATGGGTCGCCCTGATCGTCGATCTGAAGATCCCTGCGGCTGGAAGTACGCCGCCGGTCTGGGCTTGTCGTGGGAATCCCCGCTGGGTCCTTTGCAACTGTCCTACGGTCGCGCCTTGCGCGCCAAGGAAGGCGACGATAAACAAGCCTTCCAGTTCCAGATTGGTACCGCTTTCTGA
- a CDS encoding 1-deoxy-D-xylulose-5-phosphate reductoisomerase, translated as MSFQQVCVLGATGSIGVSTLDVIARHPDRMAVYALSGHSRMELLAQQAQDSAARVVLVPDEAARSRFLDAWQGGALPEIRVGAQALADTAADPQVTTVMAAIIGAAGLPSALAAARAGKRVLLANKEALVAAGRIFMQAVQEGGAQLMPIDSEHSAIYQCLAGELPAEPGQPVAGLRRLLVTASGGPFRSRALSELETVTPEQACAHPNWSMGRKISVDSATMLNKGLEVIEAHWLFSVPVDQIDVVVHPQSVIHSMVEYIDGSVMAQLGQPDMRTAIAYGLGFPERLYSGVGLLDLATMGRLDFEQPDFQRFPCLKLAYEALRDSQAACVTLNAANEIAVDRFLERQIGYTQIPAVIEHCLDKLNGRASQALDALDGVLALDSETRSLALDYCRFSARI; from the coding sequence ATGAGTTTCCAGCAAGTATGTGTGTTAGGGGCCACTGGCTCTATTGGTGTCAGCACACTTGATGTGATTGCTCGTCATCCTGATCGGATGGCGGTATATGCCTTGAGTGGCCATAGTCGCATGGAGCTGCTCGCCCAACAGGCTCAGGACAGTGCGGCTCGCGTTGTTCTGGTGCCGGACGAGGCGGCTCGCAGCCGTTTTCTGGATGCATGGCAGGGTGGTGCTTTGCCGGAAATCCGGGTAGGCGCACAGGCGCTGGCCGACACGGCTGCCGACCCCCAGGTAACTACCGTCATGGCGGCCATTATTGGCGCGGCTGGTTTGCCTTCGGCCTTGGCCGCCGCGCGTGCCGGTAAGCGGGTATTGCTGGCTAATAAAGAGGCCTTGGTCGCCGCGGGACGTATTTTCATGCAAGCTGTGCAAGAGGGCGGGGCACAGTTGATGCCCATCGACTCCGAGCACAGTGCCATTTACCAATGTCTGGCGGGCGAACTGCCTGCCGAGCCTGGCCAGCCGGTTGCCGGCTTGCGTCGTTTGTTGGTGACGGCTTCGGGTGGGCCCTTTCGCTCGCGCGCACTCTCTGAGCTGGAGACGGTTACACCGGAGCAGGCATGTGCTCATCCCAACTGGAGCATGGGTCGCAAGATTTCGGTGGATTCGGCCACCATGCTCAACAAGGGTCTGGAGGTCATCGAGGCGCATTGGCTGTTTTCTGTGCCCGTTGACCAGATTGATGTGGTGGTGCATCCGCAAAGCGTGATTCACTCCATGGTCGAGTATATAGACGGTTCCGTCATGGCGCAGTTGGGGCAGCCTGATATGCGTACGGCGATTGCCTATGGTCTGGGCTTTCCGGAGCGCTTGTACAGTGGCGTGGGTCTGCTCGATCTGGCCACGATGGGACGCCTGGACTTTGAACAGCCCGATTTTCAACGTTTTCCCTGCTTGAAGCTGGCGTATGAGGCCTTGCGCGACAGTCAAGCCGCCTGTGTGACCCTGAATGCGGCCAATGAAATTGCCGTGGACCGTTTCCTGGAAAGACAGATTGGCTATACTCAAATTCCGGCAGTGATCGAGCACTGTCTGGACAAGCTCAATGGCCGGGCCAGTCAGGCTTTGGATGCCCTGGATGGGGTTCTGGCACTGGATAGCGAGACACGGTCACTGGCGCTGGACTATTGTCGATTTTCAGCGCGTATTTAA
- the tsf gene encoding translation elongation factor Ts yields MAQITASMVKELREKTDAPMMECKKALTEADGDMARAEEILRVKLGSKASKAATRVTAEGLVSVYIAEDGKTGSVVEVNCETDFVAKNDDFIGFINDIAQLVAKNNPADLAALAELPLADSNVETVRAALVGKIGENISIRRFQRYETAGQLASYVHGGKIGVLVDFAGGDEEVGKDLAMHIAATRPKAMDASGVDAAEIEAERSVAAQKAAESGKPADIVTKMVDGAVAKFLKEVTLLSQPFVKNDKQSVQQMLDEKKASIAGFTLYVVGEGIEKRVEDFAAEVAAAAGQA; encoded by the coding sequence GTGGCTCAAATCACCGCATCGATGGTTAAAGAATTGCGCGAGAAAACCGACGCGCCCATGATGGAATGCAAAAAAGCACTGACTGAAGCCGACGGCGATATGGCTCGTGCTGAAGAAATCCTGCGCGTGAAGCTGGGCAGCAAGGCAAGCAAGGCAGCTACCCGCGTTACCGCTGAAGGCCTGGTGTCGGTCTACATCGCTGAAGATGGCAAGACCGGTTCCGTGGTTGAAGTGAACTGCGAAACGGACTTTGTCGCCAAGAACGATGATTTCATCGGCTTTATCAACGATATCGCTCAGTTGGTTGCCAAGAATAATCCTGCTGATCTGGCCGCTCTGGCTGAATTGCCACTGGCTGACAGCAACGTTGAAACCGTGCGCGCCGCTCTGGTGGGCAAAATCGGTGAGAACATCTCGATCCGTCGCTTCCAACGCTACGAAACAGCTGGTCAGCTGGCCAGCTACGTTCACGGTGGCAAGATCGGCGTGCTGGTGGATTTCGCCGGTGGCGACGAAGAAGTGGGCAAGGATCTGGCCATGCACATCGCGGCAACTCGCCCCAAAGCCATGGACGCGTCGGGTGTTGACGCTGCCGAAATCGAAGCTGAGCGCTCTGTGGCAGCTCAGAAAGCAGCTGAATCCGGCAAGCCTGCCGATATCGTTACCAAGATGGTCGATGGCGCTGTAGCCAAGTTCCTGAAGGAAGTGACGCTGCTGAGCCAGCCTTTCGTCAAGAACGACAAGCAAAGCGTGCAGCAAATGCTGGACGAGAAAAAAGCATCGATCGCTGGCTTTACCCTGTACGTAGTGGGTGAAGGCATTGAGAAGCGTGTTGAGGATTTTGCCGCTGAGGTAGCAGCCGCTGCCGGCCAAGCCTAA
- the frr gene encoding ribosome recycling factor — MSLSEIKASTDNRMGKSIESLKTGLAKIRTGRATAGLLDHVQVEYYGSMVPVSQVGNITVVDARTLNVQVWEKHMAGPIEKAIRDSDLGLNPISMGESIRVPMPALTEERRRDLAKVVRSEGEDAKVAIRNLRRDANDTLKKQVKDKEISEDEERRAQDEVQKLTDKYVAEVDKLIAQKEAEIMTV, encoded by the coding sequence ATGAGTCTTTCCGAGATCAAAGCATCGACCGACAATCGTATGGGCAAGTCCATCGAGTCTCTCAAGACGGGCCTGGCCAAGATCCGCACAGGCCGCGCCACTGCGGGCTTGCTGGATCACGTGCAAGTGGAGTACTACGGCTCTATGGTTCCCGTCAGCCAGGTGGGCAATATCACGGTGGTGGATGCCCGCACGCTGAATGTGCAAGTGTGGGAAAAGCATATGGCCGGCCCGATTGAAAAAGCCATTCGCGACAGCGACCTGGGATTGAACCCGATTTCCATGGGCGAGAGCATTCGTGTTCCCATGCCTGCCTTGACCGAAGAGCGTCGTCGCGATCTGGCCAAAGTGGTGCGTAGCGAAGGTGAAGATGCCAAGGTCGCCATCCGTAATCTGCGCCGTGATGCCAATGACACGCTCAAAAAGCAAGTCAAGGACAAGGAAATCTCCGAGGACGAGGAACGTCGTGCCCAGGACGAGGTCCAGAAGCTGACCGACAAGTATGTTGCCGAGGTCGACAAGTTGATCGCCCAGAAAGAAGCCGAGATCATGACGGTCTAA
- a CDS encoding OmpH family outer membrane protein produces MKSNIALKLTNIARSLSRGNKALVLAAALGVGAMTAAPVVQAQTKIGFVSTERILRDSKPAKAAQTKIEAEFKRRDEELERMANNLRSQAQKFDKDAPVLSESDRVKRQRQLADLDSDLQRKRREFQEDFNRRRNEEFSAIVEQADAAIKRIADSQGYDLIIQDAVTVSPRVDITEEVLKALGG; encoded by the coding sequence ATGAAGTCAAACATCGCATTAAAACTTACAAACATCGCCCGCAGCTTGTCGCGTGGCAATAAAGCGCTCGTTCTGGCTGCCGCGCTGGGTGTTGGCGCCATGACCGCTGCACCTGTTGTTCAGGCACAGACAAAAATCGGTTTTGTCAGCACAGAGCGCATTTTGCGCGACTCCAAGCCAGCCAAAGCGGCCCAGACCAAGATCGAGGCAGAATTCAAGCGCCGTGACGAAGAGCTGGAGCGCATGGCCAACAACCTGCGTTCGCAAGCTCAGAAATTCGACAAGGACGCTCCTGTGCTGTCCGAGTCTGATCGCGTCAAGCGTCAGCGCCAGCTGGCTGATCTGGATTCCGACCTGCAGCGCAAACGCCGCGAGTTCCAGGAAGACTTCAATCGTCGCCGCAACGAAGAATTCTCGGCCATTGTTGAGCAGGCTGATGCCGCCATCAAACGTATTGCTGACTCCCAGGGCTACGACCTGATCATTCAGGACGCCGTAACGGTTAGCCCACGTGTGGACATCACCGAGGAAGTTCTGAAAGCATTGGGCGGTTGA
- the rpsB gene encoding 30S ribosomal protein S2, translated as MSLMREMLEAGVHFGHQTRYWNPKMAPFIFGQRNNIHIINLEKTVVQYEEATKFLRQLAARGGNVLFVGTKRAARELVAAEAERCGMPYVDSRWLGGMMTNFKTVKTSIKRLKEMEGQMAEGRLETMSKKEALMFERELEKLNKAIGGIKDMNNLPDALFVIDVGYHKIAVAEARTLGIPVVAVVDTNHSPEGLDYVIPGNDDSAKAIALYARGMADAVLAGREQNLNGLVEEIAADEEFVEVQADSQE; from the coding sequence ATGTCTTTGATGCGTGAAATGCTGGAAGCCGGTGTGCACTTTGGCCACCAAACTCGTTACTGGAATCCCAAGATGGCTCCGTTCATCTTCGGTCAGCGTAACAACATCCACATCATCAACCTGGAAAAAACGGTTGTTCAGTACGAAGAAGCAACCAAATTCTTGCGTCAACTGGCCGCTCGTGGCGGCAACGTGCTGTTCGTAGGCACCAAGCGTGCTGCTCGCGAACTGGTGGCTGCTGAGGCCGAGCGTTGCGGTATGCCTTACGTTGACAGCCGCTGGTTGGGTGGCATGATGACCAACTTCAAAACGGTCAAGACTTCCATCAAGCGTCTGAAAGAAATGGAAGGTCAGATGGCTGAAGGCCGTCTGGAAACCATGAGCAAGAAAGAAGCCTTGATGTTCGAACGCGAACTGGAAAAGCTGAACAAGGCCATCGGCGGTATCAAGGACATGAACAACCTGCCTGACGCCCTGTTCGTGATCGACGTCGGCTACCACAAGATTGCCGTGGCTGAAGCCCGCACGCTGGGTATCCCCGTTGTGGCCGTGGTTGATACCAACCACTCCCCAGAAGGTCTGGATTACGTGATTCCTGGTAACGATGACTCGGCCAAGGCAATCGCTCTGTACGCCCGTGGCATGGCTGACGCCGTGCTGGCTGGCCGCGAGCAGAACCTGAACGGTCTGGTTGAAGAAATTGCCGCTGACGAAGAGTTCGTTGAAGTTCAGGCTGACTCTCAGGAGTAA